tgctgtcaagccgattccaactcatagcgaccctataggacagagtagaactacccgatagagtttccaaggagctcctggtagatttgaactgccggccttttggttagcagccatagcacttaaccactacaccaccagggtttcccctttaaGCCTAGGGGAAGGCAAAACAGACCAATCCcgttgttagggttccatacatcttattCGCATAGTCCCACCCCCACAGTGGTACCGTGCACCTTATTGCATTAATAGCAAGCTGTCCAGTCCCCTTGGGCTGcaagcacattatttgcatagtctcacccaatcattttgtgggagttacaaagacccTGGCTAGAAGGGTCACATTAAAGTAATTCACTACACTGCAGACCCAGAGGGGTTTTCTAATCCAGTCCGCAGGTGCAGAGGGCACGAGGACACACGCTCGGGGACAACCAAGGCAGCCCTGGCCTATCTACCTAGAATCTGAAAGAAACAACGTGGTAGGCTTGAAACCACAGGCCTCCCAGAGGCTTACCTCCACTGTCCGGGATTGAAACCGTCATGAAGCCTGATgacttttgtgtttttattagttgttgttgtttttattagttgttgttgttagcaactGTGAATTCAGCCCCAATTTGTGGAGACACCATGCACAAAGAACAACATGCCGTCCGGTCCTGTGCTACCCTGTGATCGGTTTTGGATCACACCCTTGTGGTCCACGGCATTTGCAtgggctcattttcagaagtggatcgccagACCTTTGTTCCTAGCCTGTCTTtggctggaagctccactgaaacccgtttgGTAACACAGcaccatgcaagcctccactgacgggtgctggctgctcatgaggtgcttTGGCGGGGAATCGAACCTGCGTCTCtggcatggaaagtgagaattccaccactggacCACTCATAACTCCATTTTGAGGGGAGGGGTTGAATGATATGGCTGCATTTGTGTGTTAGAGAGTTAGTGCTGGCAGCAGTGTGAAAGATAGATTAAGAGGAGGCGTGGAGCACAGGGGAGGGGACCAATGAAAGCAGGCAGCTTGTTCTCTCTGGAGACCCTCTGGGGGTGGTGCTCACCACACCCCTTGCCTCCCTGAGCCTTGTCTTCTCTGGGAACCCACAGGCCATATCCCAGGGATGCACTCTGTCCCATGAGGCTAGGGGCAACCGGAACCCTCTGGCTGCAAGTCCCACGAACAGCTGTCTCCTCGGCATGTCCAGACCAGAATGGCTCTCCAGCCTCCCTGCCCCTGCCTGCGGCTCGCTCCATCCACCTTCCTGTGCTGCCCAGGCCGgcgttggctccagctcatgtcTCTCTGACCCCCTCCTGCAGCGATCCCAAGAACTTGCCTCCCTGCCCCATGCTTCTTCCTGGCTGCCAGCTCCATCCTTCTAAGGTAAATTTGATCAcctcaccctccccaccccccaccacgaACCTAAAGAAACAGAAACACAAGATCTGCCCAGGGTTCTCCACCATTAGGGGAGGTGAACAAGCTCTTCAGTAGGGCACGTGTGCAGCCCTTGTTGATTCATTCACCCGGCAAATGTTTATTGATGCGCACCACAGGGGGGACTTGGCAGGAAACGCAGGAGGGGACCAGGGTGACCAGGTCTTCCATGAGCCTAATAGAGGGCCTTGAGGGCAAGGGTAAGACTGAAGAGGGGGTGCAGAGGAGGCAAAGAGAAGCTGAGCTAACCGAAGGGGTGTCTATTGAAGGGCAGCAAGGTCGCCACTACCTCTCAGGTTGACAAAGCAAAGAACAAGCGATGCCCATGCACTCTTGGTGGAGGGTTAGACGGTGCAGGCTTACAGAAGACACAGACTCAGCCTGCCACCCAGTGTGTCCACCTCCAGGAAGAGGACGGGCCACGTTTGTGCGCTAAGATAGCAGTCAGGGCAGACCGGACAGCAGGGGTCCAGCTCCAGAAAAGACGGGTTAGGATTCGTTAAGTGAGTCACAGCACAAGTACGTTGGAGCGGACCAGCCTACAGGAACAATGGGGGTCTCTGTATTTACACGTATTTTGTATATATGTGCCCGTGTGCAATGCACACACGAAGTCCTCTCCAAAACCAGAAGACCAGAAagctctgcccccccccccccccgccccggcacACAGAAGAATCCACAGCGGGGGCGATGGGTGGCCATCCTCACTTTTTACTTAGTTgaatttcttataaaaaaaatttcatccgTTGGTAATGGGGGCAAATGGGTAGATTTTTAGAACACAGCCCCTAGATGATTCTGAGGAGGGGTCCGGAAGTTGCCTCCGTAGGGAATGGAATGGCGAGCTCGGCGCCCAATTCGGGCCCCCCCCATCTCCGGAGCTCAGCCGGGctctgggggggagggggtggggcaaGGCTCCGGGCAGGGCTCCTGGGGAAGGAGGTGCCGCCAGGCGACACCGGAGGAGCCGGACCGTCAGCTTTTAGCCCTGAACTCCATCCCCGGAGGCGCGGGGCTGAGGAGGGGCGCCCCGCCCAGTGGACGGCCGGCTCCACCTCCTCCTGGAAAGACGATTTTTCTCTAGACGGTACCGAGGGCCGGCGGCGTCCCAGGAGAGATCCCGAACTGCGAACTGGCCGAGTGACTCCTGACCTGCAGTCCTCCGCGCCCCGGACGCACCGACCGAGTCCGGCCTTGTTCGGCGGCAGGACCCGGGGACTGCAGGACCCCAGGATCCAGCCTGCCCCGCCACCACCCGGCGCCCCGACAGCGGAGGGCTCCCCAAGTGCGGCGGAGGAGGTGGCGCGACGCCAGGGCCGGCGCCCCACGACGCCGCCCCACCCGCCCAGCTCGCCTGCTTCCCGCCTGCCATGGCGCGGCTCCTGGCAGTTACCCTAGGCTGCGTCAGCCTCCTGTACCTGCAGCTCCCTGGCGCGCTGTCCCTCGGCCTAGGGGGGCGCCCGCGCTCCGCCCGACTCAGGTGAGTGCGGCTGGGACCAACTCCAGCCCTGGCCCTGTCGTAGCAGGAAGCCAGGATGTCTGGCGAACCCCCCATCAAGGGCCAGGCCCCATGCCATCACCAACACCTGAGCCACAGGCATCTTTTGCTCCCCACCACAGGGCACTTGCCCCGACCTCCTCAACAAGGAGGGATCTGCTGGGGGAGTGCAGGAGGGAGCCCCAGGCCTGCCTAGCTCCCACCACTCCAAGGGATGGGTCCAGGAGAGTCACCCCAGGCTCTGAGTGTAGTGACCCACAGAGGCACTTTGCCTGAGGAGTCACAGGTTAATGGGGCATGTGACCTGGGGCCACTGAGATGGTTGAGCAGCCAGGTCCCAGGCCCTGAGCCCTAAAAGAGATAGTGGGCTTCCCCTGGCAGTGTCCCAGGCTGGGTGTGGGTGGGGGCTCTGGGATTCCCCTGGAGGTGGTCCAGGCATATTGGGGAAGCCATGGGCTTCCCCTGCTAGTGATCCCAGGCCTGCATGGAGGGGAAGTGGGTGGGTTTGGAATCCCTAAATGGCTGGACCATCCGGTTTGCTCCTCCCCCACCCCGCAGGGTTCCTCCCGCCCGGACTTATACCAGCAGCCTGCATCCCCGGCGCCCTGCACCCCAGCCTGTGGTCTGGAAGCCTCACCAGGCCCCTCAGCCACAGAAGGGCACTAGCCTGGCCCCTGCTGTGAGCCAACCTCTTCAGAACTACGGCCGAAGACACTCGGGCTCCCGTCACCCAGGCCCCCGCAGACCCCGAGCCCAGCTCCTGCGGGTGGGCTGTATGCTGGGGACCTGCCAGGTGCAGAACCTCAGCCACCGCCTGTGGCAGATTGTGGAGCAGGCCGGTCAGCGGGACTTGGCCCCTGTCGACCCCAGGAGCCCCCACAGCTACGGCTGAGGTGGGCCAGCCACAGCCCCCCTGCCCTGCCTAATACTGCGTCCAGAGCTGCAGACAACGGACACCCAGAAAGGGGTGCAGGCACCAGAGGAGCCTGTCCCCACACCCCAACCTCCCTCACACTTGAATGTGGTTCTGGACCTGTAAACCCATGTGTATGTGGACACCAGGCAGGCCTCACCCAGGGGACCTGCACACCCCCACATGTGCACGCCAAGGGGCAGGCGGTGCTCCCCTCCCTGTACCCGCGCAAAACAGGACTTGGGGGGAGGGGCCTTGGCAGATGGAGCAGAAGCCAGGGTCCCGAACACCCAGGGCCAGAGGAGAGGGGCTGGGTGGACTAGATGCGTCCCCTCCTTGATGGGTTCCAGCGTTGGATCGAAGCCCTTCTTGACAAGTCCTCCCAGAGGTCTCAGCTTGCTCCTTTCCCACCTCATCCCCCAGGCAGGGCTGAAGGGCAGAGGATTGGACAGCCTGGGGCATGCTGTGGTCCAGGTCGGGATGGGGGGAAGGGGCCACACAGGAGCTCTGGAACTACCCTGGCCATTCTGGGGTGAAGAGTGGAGCAGAGCCAGGGGATCCAATGCCAGcccagggctgggctggggtgaggggcccccaaaatagataaataaaagtcCCTTTCCACCTCAAAGGGGTAGAGGTGGCTGAGCAAGTATAGAACTGAGCAGGTGACACAGACCCTGGCCCTGGAGACTCAGTGGGACAGCAAGGAACATCAGGTCTTGAACAGGCTCCCTCCCCTGAGCCCTGCCAAGCCTGGGGAGACCTCAAATGATAGCAATAAGAACAATGACCGCAGCCAGCACGTGTGCAGTTCTTGGTGTGTGTCTGCCCCATGTCGTCAGAGTCCTGCGGATACCCCACACTACCCCAGAGAACCTGGGCTTCACTCACATAGCACCTCGTCCGCATAGCCCCCCGTGAGGTGGGCACTACTCTCACCCCCACTTTAGAGAGGTCAGAGACTCACCCTCTGTCTCTGTGGTCCCTGTCACTGACTAGAATTGCAGCAGAAGGTGGTCAGGGCCGTAATGGGGAGCATGGCAAGGCAATCAAGGAGGGCTGTCCAGAAGAAGAGTGGTTTAGGTGGGACTAGAGGAACAGCAGGGGTTCACCAGGGGAAAAACCCTAGAGCTCCGAGGCTCAAGCCTACAGAGCATGTGGCTGGGGTAGCCTGGCAGCCAAAAGGAGCCCAGTTGAGTAGGAGTTGGAGAGGCCCGGGACCTGGCCTCAAAGCCATGTGCCCTGTGACCACTGAAGGGTGTCGAAGAGGCAGGCGGGGACTGGTGTTTTAGATGGtgagagtgggggaggggaggcagcgAGGAGGTGGGCAGCCTGCTCTGGTGTGGCAGCATGAACAGCCAATGGACAGGCCGAGGGAGACTGGAGCTGAGGGAGAGGAGGAGTCCAGGAGGAGCAGGGGGTAAATTGGGCAGAGTCAGGCACTCAGTGTCTGCAGCTTGGGTCTGCCAAGACCCTGCTGGGCTCCCCTGGTCCCTGGAGTAAAGTCCAGCCTTGCACGCCCTCCTGGGAGCACCCAGTGCCCGGTGGCCTGGGCCCAGTCTGTTGCTTGGTACACGCTGTTCCTTCTTCCAGGAACACCTTCCACTAcaaatgcacacatgcatgctcatgaacacacatgcatgtgcacaaACACACGCATGCGCACATACATTGCATGAACATGTGCACATGCATGCAATGCACGCACATACAATGCACACACCTACATACAGTGCACATGCCCACACACACTGCACATGCCCACACACACTGCACACGCCCACATATAATGCACACGCCTGCATACAATGCACACGCCTACATACAATGCATGTACATTTATGCACTCCTACACACATATAAACGCATGCATGCACACGCAGGCAGCACCCTCCTCGTGGTAGCCCATTGCATCCTCTAGGCCCATGGGTGGACATCAGCAAAGGGGTTAAAGCCCAGGGATTCTGCCCAGCCTTCGCTAAGCCTCAGTGGCTTCTCCATGAAGTGGACACCTGTGGCCCTCACCACAGTGCTGTGCACGTGACTGAGGCCGCAGCATCATGACTCCACCTGACCCACACCCAAGCAGCTCACAGCCACCTCCTGAGACCCAGACTATGTGTCGACTGCCCACCTGACAGCCCCACTTGGAGTGCCCCCAGAATCTGCCCCGCCAGTGGCTCACACCCTCAATCCAAAGCCTGTTGGGCCCCACCTTGAAGACATACCAGGATTCCGGCCATGGTTCCCTGCTCCTGGTCCAAGTCTTACCTGTGTTCCAAGATCGCCCTAGCCCTCCCTAGGTTCCCCGTCTCCATCCATCCAGCAAATATTTTTGGAGCACCTGCAGTAAGGGGGGATACCTGAGGACATGCCCACAGCAGTCCCTGAATTCCTGGAGCTGACGTTATGGTCGGGGAGGCAGAGATAGGCAAACAGGTCAAACATAAGTCAGCAAGTCACAGCCATGGCAGTCAGGTAAGGGGCCCTGGGAGCTGGAGCCATTCTGAATGGGGAGGCTGGTGGTGCTGGGGTCCCCTCACTTGTTCTCAGCACAGCTGCCACAGGGGCCTGTTGGACATAATGGTGCTGGGTCCCCTCACTTGTTCTCAGCACAGGTGCCACAGGAGCCTGTTGGACGTAAGGCAGATCATGCCATCGTCAAGGTGTCTCCCTCACAGGGAGCCCCAAAGTCAGCACTCTGACTGCAGGTCTCATGACCTACTCCCTGGCTCCCACAGGACCGAATGTCCTCTGCTGCCGAGGCTCCACCCGCCCTGCCCCGGCCTCCCTGTTTCCTCCTTGGCCGTAGCACCTGCCTCTTTGCGATACGGACAAGATGTGGTGATGGGTTTTTTGTCTGTGGTCCCGCTGCACCTTCAGGGCCCCATCAGGTTGTAGTATCCATCCCTGACCCTGGCTCCAGTGGCGCCCTCCTCCCAAAGCCCCACCCTGAGTCACAGCcctctgctccctgagacccGGCCAGGAGGGGGCGAGGATGGAGGGGCCCCCCTGCTAGCGGAGCCTGGCCATGCTGCCCTGGGTACAGGAGTTCAAGCGCAGCTGGCCCACAGAGTAAGGGCAGGGGCGTtcagagccagctgcagaatggCAAGGATGAGCATCCCCAGGCCAGTTGCTCAGGGAGGAGCAGGCCAGGGTCAAGTGAGCGCTGAGGCCGCTGGGGGCTGTCCCTGAGATGACACATTAACTCATAGAGACCAGGCAGGAGGGCAGATGGTCATTCATTACCGAGGGCCAAGGCCAAAGGTCTGGGTGGTGCCAGGTCACTTACGTAACCTACTGGTGTATTTAGGCTCCCCAGCTTGGGGGACTCTCACCCACCCGTGCCCTGTTCCTTCCCAGAATGAAGGTGGCTGTGGTGAGTACTGGGACCCTGCGGTAAATTGATCCCTCAAATGGGGGGCTgcatcctgcccccctccccaattGCTTCCCACCGATCCCATTCCATCCAGTAGGTCCAAGGTCTCTCTCCTGCCTGTGTTGGTCCAGCTGGGGCAAGGGTCAGTGGTGCCCGACCCCAGGGTCCCCGTGGTCCAGGTCTCTTCCCAGGGCAGCTGTCACTTCCTGAGCTGCAGGTGCCAGGACAGGCCACTGTGGCTCCCCCACAACATCCCCCTAGACCAGTGcatcctggaagcaggagataaGGACATTGAGGAGAAAGATAAGGGCATCCAGGAGGGAGGACTCCTCACCCCAGGGGGGTGCAGCGGGTGGTGGCTATGGGCCTCTGCTGTGCTCTGCTGCCCAGCCCTGGCCTCAGGCTGCTCATCAGGGCTCCCTGGGGGGTGACCTCTCTTTCTCATGGGGTTGGCACGAGGATGAGACACGTCAACTCCCCTCCCCAGGGCCCAGACCCTTCCCTGGTCTACCGACCGGATGTGCACCCAGAGACAGTCAAGGACAAGAGCAGCTTCCGAAACTACACTGTGAGGCACCCAGGCTCAGtccacccccaccccgccccagtcAGGGCCTTGGCTCCTGGGTCTGGGGAGACCGGCATCACCATGAACAACTCCAGTGGGCATCACTGGGAAGTCCCTCCCCCGGAGTCATTGGTCTGGGGGGCCGCCCCAACTCACACCTTGTGACGCCCAACCTGGGAGGCAGTGGGGGCCTGTGTGTGAGGGCTCTGGGGTTCAGGGAGGCTGAATGGCCTGGCTAACCTGTGACATTGCAGTCAGGCCCGCTCTTGGACCGCGTCTTTACCACCTACAAGCTTATGCACACACACCAGACGGTGGACTTTGTTAGGAGGAAGGTATGCCCGGTGCGGACACCCTCGCCCTCTGAACAGAGTCGGCCGGGTGGCAGTCCTGTGGGTCGACCCAGCCCGCAGGTGTACTGATACTCCGTCTCTGGCCCAGCGAGCCCAGTTCGGAAACTTCTCCTACAAGAAGATGAATATCCTAGAAGCAGTGGACATGCTGGATGAGCTGGTAGACGAGTCGGACCCAGACGTGGACTTCCCTAACTCCTTCCATGCCTTCCAGACTGCAGAGGGCATCCGGAGGGCCCATCCCGACAAGGGTGTGCCCCGTCCCATGGAGGGAGGGCTGTAACCATGCAAGTGGTCAGCTGGGGTCATGGGTAGGGGAGCCCTCTGAGCCCCAGCCCCCCTGTCTGTCTCCTCTCAGACTGGTTCCATCTGGTTGGGCTGCTGCATGACCTGGGGAAGGTGCTGGCCCTAGCTGGGGAGCCCCAGGTGAGGGCTGGGACCTGGGTGGGGAGCCCCAGGTGAAGACTGGGACCTGGGTGGGGAGCCCCAGGTGAGAGCTGGGACCTGGGTGGGGCAGCCCGGCTGGGCTTGGGACACCCAGGCCGGTGCCGACCATGCTGCCTGTCCCTAGTGGGCAGTCGTTGGAGACACCTTTCCTGTTGGCTGCCGTCCTCAGGCGTCTGTGGTTTTCTGTGACTCAACTTTCCAGGACAATCCTGACCTCCAGGATCCTCGATACAGgtgccccctgcccctgctgccagcccctccctccccaggGGA
The DNA window shown above is from Elephas maximus indicus isolate mEleMax1 chromosome 4, mEleMax1 primary haplotype, whole genome shotgun sequence and carries:
- the MIOX gene encoding inositol oxygenase; its protein translation is MKVAVGPDPSLVYRPDVHPETVKDKSSFRNYTSGPLLDRVFTTYKLMHTHQTVDFVRRKRAQFGNFSYKKMNILEAVDMLDELVDESDPDVDFPNSFHAFQTAEGIRRAHPDKDWFHLVGLLHDLGKVLALAGEPQWAVVGDTFPVGCRPQASVVFCDSTFQDNPDLQDPRYSTELGMYQPYCGLENVLMSWGHDEYMYQMMKFNKFSLPSEAFYMIRFHSFYPWHTGGDYRQLCSERDMAMLPWVQEFNKFDLYTKCPDLPDVDKLRPYYQRLVNKYCPGVLNW
- the ADM2 gene encoding protein ADM2; this translates as MARLLAVTLGCVSLLYLQLPGALSLGLGGRPRSARLRVPPARTYTSSLHPRRPAPQPVVWKPHQAPQPQKGTSLAPAVSQPLQNYGRRHSGSRHPGPRRPRAQLLRVGCMLGTCQVQNLSHRLWQIVEQAGQRDLAPVDPRSPHSYG